A DNA window from Streptomyces bacillaris contains the following coding sequences:
- a CDS encoding energy-coupling factor ABC transporter ATP-binding protein: MDPVTSSSGAQAPAPSLDVSGLAYAYPDGHQALFGVDLTVGRGERVAVLGPNGAGKTTLVLHLNGILEAGSGTVRVAGLPVAKRHLAEIRRRVGIVFQDPDDQLFMPTVREDVAFGPAASGLRGPELEERVVRALKQVGMAEYAARPPHHLSFGQRRRVAVATVLAMEPEILVLDEPSSNLDPASRRELADILRSLDVTVLMVTHDLPYALELCPRAVILSDGVIAADGRTQDLLCDEELMRTHRLELPFGFDPRSVTVPSP; encoded by the coding sequence ATGGACCCTGTGACCTCCTCCTCCGGGGCTCAGGCCCCCGCCCCGTCGCTCGACGTCAGCGGCCTCGCCTACGCCTACCCCGACGGCCACCAGGCCCTCTTCGGCGTCGACCTGACCGTGGGGCGCGGCGAACGCGTCGCGGTCCTCGGCCCCAACGGCGCGGGCAAGACCACGCTCGTCCTGCACCTCAACGGCATCCTGGAGGCGGGCTCCGGCACGGTCCGGGTCGCCGGACTCCCCGTGGCCAAGCGGCACCTGGCGGAGATCCGGCGCCGGGTGGGCATCGTCTTCCAGGACCCGGACGACCAGCTCTTCATGCCCACGGTCCGCGAGGACGTCGCCTTCGGCCCGGCCGCCTCCGGCCTGCGCGGCCCCGAGCTGGAGGAGCGGGTGGTGCGGGCGCTGAAGCAGGTCGGGATGGCGGAGTACGCGGCCCGCCCGCCGCACCACCTCTCCTTCGGCCAGCGCCGCCGCGTCGCCGTGGCGACCGTCCTCGCGATGGAGCCGGAGATCCTCGTCCTGGACGAGCCGTCCTCCAACCTGGACCCGGCCTCCCGCCGCGAACTGGCCGACATCCTCCGCTCGTTGGACGTCACCGTGCTGATGGTCACGCACGACCTGCCGTACGCGCTGGAGCTGTGCCCGCGCGCGGTGATCCTCAGCGACGGGGTGATCGCCGCCGACGGACGGACGCAGGACCTGCTCTGCGACGAGGAGTTGATGCGCACGCACCGGCTGGAGCTGCCGTTCGGCTTCGACCCGAGGTCGGTGACGGTTCCGTCGCCGTAA
- a CDS encoding PucR family transcriptional regulator produces MRASAVRVQTYPGYEALLATVAATGQEPDAAELERLRSFGEQAAVDGTTLRGLVVCHLTRTRTAWPTGAAGADHVLAAVQLAVEALSEGYERAQQLAVREQEAARREFIDDLLYGRGDSGFLAERAEQFGLRFSHAHAVAVAEGPAPYIEGDPVPRRVERAVTGRFGERSILLTTKDGRLICIAPGDQHDVLTYFAKQAYAATDGGRAAIGRPHPGAGGVVHSYEEALQALDLASRLGLEDPVLYAAGLLVYPVLTRDRQAMADLVRSTLGPLLRARGGPDHYLETLTTYFDAGCVATHAARRLSLSVRALTYRLERIHRLTGADPTDPGDRYTLQTAVIGARILGWPTNRP; encoded by the coding sequence CTGCGGGCCTCTGCTGTCCGTGTACAGACGTATCCCGGCTACGAAGCCCTGCTCGCCACGGTCGCGGCTACGGGCCAGGAGCCCGACGCGGCGGAGTTGGAACGGCTCCGTTCGTTCGGGGAACAGGCCGCAGTCGACGGCACCACCCTGCGGGGGCTGGTCGTGTGCCATCTCACCCGAACGCGGACCGCCTGGCCGACCGGGGCCGCAGGGGCGGACCACGTGCTGGCAGCCGTGCAACTGGCCGTCGAAGCTCTCAGCGAGGGCTACGAGCGGGCTCAGCAACTCGCCGTCCGGGAACAGGAGGCTGCGCGCCGGGAGTTCATCGACGACCTGCTGTACGGACGTGGTGATTCCGGGTTCCTGGCCGAGCGCGCGGAACAGTTCGGGCTGCGCTTCTCGCACGCGCACGCCGTGGCCGTCGCGGAAGGGCCCGCCCCCTACATCGAGGGGGACCCGGTGCCCCGTCGTGTCGAGCGGGCCGTCACGGGCAGGTTCGGCGAGCGCAGCATTCTCCTCACGACCAAGGACGGCCGGCTGATCTGCATCGCCCCCGGGGACCAGCACGACGTCCTCACGTACTTCGCCAAACAGGCCTATGCCGCGACGGACGGCGGGCGGGCCGCCATCGGGCGGCCGCATCCCGGCGCGGGCGGCGTCGTCCACTCGTACGAAGAAGCCCTCCAGGCGCTGGACCTGGCGAGCCGCCTCGGCCTGGAGGACCCGGTGCTGTACGCCGCGGGTCTTCTCGTCTACCCGGTGCTGACCCGTGACCGCCAGGCCATGGCGGATCTCGTCCGAAGCACTCTGGGCCCGCTTCTCAGGGCGCGTGGTGGGCCCGACCACTATCTGGAGACTCTCACCACCTACTTCGACGCGGGGTGCGTGGCCACCCATGCGGCCCGACGCCTCTCGTTGAGCGTTCGTGCGCTCACGTACCGGCTGGAGCGCATCCACCGGCTGACGGGGGCCGATCCGACTGATCCCGGAGACCGCTACACCTTGCAGACAGCGGTCATCGGGGCGCGCATCCTCGGCTGGCCGACGAACAGGCCGTAG
- a CDS encoding ATP-binding protein has translation MNREIRRTQQVVAERTFTVLLSPTRRGARLARLLAVAHLDAWGLPSEAAAHIVAELAANASVHGRVQGRDFQLSLAVREKTLRIEVTDTRGDSAPPGPGAVKAPEDDGAESGRGMLIVEALADHWGIAPGPVPRKTVWAEIDLVR, from the coding sequence ATGAACCGAGAAATCCGCCGCACCCAACAGGTCGTCGCCGAACGGACGTTCACCGTCCTGCTCTCCCCCACCCGCCGGGGCGCCCGGCTCGCCCGGCTGCTCGCCGTCGCCCATCTCGACGCCTGGGGGCTCCCGTCGGAGGCAGCCGCGCACATCGTGGCGGAGCTGGCGGCCAACGCGTCCGTGCACGGCCGGGTACAGGGCCGGGACTTCCAACTGAGCCTCGCCGTCAGGGAGAAGACCCTGCGGATCGAGGTCACCGACACCCGGGGCGACAGCGCTCCGCCCGGGCCGGGTGCCGTCAAGGCGCCCGAGGACGACGGCGCGGAGAGCGGGCGCGGCATGCTCATCGTGGAGGCCCTGGCCGACCACTGGGGCATCGCCCCCGGCCCCGTACCGCGCAAGACCGTGTGGGCGGAGATCGACCTCGTACGGTGA
- a CDS encoding alpha/beta fold hydrolase, giving the protein MNSVYRDEKAQVAVRRWCEDRIAAWDVPHVRGEIPTSAGATAFVTVGPEPRGDGPAVVLLPGTNMNAALCLPLVEELARRRRVTVLDLPGQPGLSAGGRPRARRLDWYGKWLAEALAEAVPGPAVTVGHSLGAAVALGCASPRIAGRVLLSSAGVVRLRVPARLMAATVPWLLRPSPARSTALLRHMTAPGCPVPQQLDTWMDLVARSCRTSLAPPPLPSAVLDRRRSVPALAAVGRFDPFLPPDVLGPAVRRHLGAEFRVIEGAGHLLPDEAPGEVSAMVEEFCATVVKG; this is encoded by the coding sequence ATGAACTCCGTGTACAGGGACGAGAAGGCACAAGTGGCGGTGCGACGCTGGTGTGAGGACCGGATCGCGGCATGGGACGTCCCGCATGTCCGCGGCGAGATCCCCACGTCGGCGGGGGCCACGGCCTTCGTGACCGTGGGGCCCGAACCACGTGGGGACGGGCCGGCTGTCGTGCTGCTGCCGGGGACGAACATGAACGCGGCCCTGTGCCTGCCGCTCGTGGAGGAACTGGCCCGGCGGCGTCGGGTGACGGTTCTCGACCTGCCGGGCCAGCCCGGGCTGAGCGCGGGTGGACGGCCTCGTGCCCGGCGCTTGGACTGGTACGGGAAGTGGCTGGCGGAGGCACTGGCGGAAGCCGTTCCCGGGCCCGCTGTGACGGTGGGACATTCGCTGGGCGCCGCGGTCGCACTCGGCTGTGCTTCTCCGCGGATCGCCGGACGCGTGCTGCTCTCCAGTGCGGGCGTCGTCCGGCTCAGGGTCCCGGCCCGGCTCATGGCCGCCACCGTTCCCTGGCTGCTGCGCCCCTCACCCGCCCGGTCGACCGCATTGCTGCGCCACATGACCGCGCCGGGTTGCCCGGTGCCCCAGCAGCTGGACACATGGATGGACCTGGTGGCACGGTCCTGCCGGACCAGCCTCGCCCCGCCCCCTCTTCCGTCGGCAGTGCTCGACCGGCGGCGCTCTGTCCCGGCACTGGCCGCCGTGGGGCGCTTCGACCCCTTTCTGCCCCCAGACGTCCTGGGGCCCGCCGTCCGGCGCCACCTCGGAGCGGAGTTCAGGGTGATCGAGGGTGCGGGCCACCTTCTTCCGGACGAGGCGCCAGGGGAGGTCTCCGCCATGGTGGAGGAATTCTGCGCGACCGTCGTCAAGGGGTGA
- a CDS encoding GNAT family N-acetyltransferase, giving the protein MIITYGHTDRSGRQVTLHEVDADNWRAVADCAPRDDQRDWVPALAARYLVLTAREDTWHSRAVLAGDEVTGHIMWGRDEDGSYWIGGMLIDAAHQGRGIGAAAVRTLTTWLTTRENCRAVRLSYAPANQAAAHLYTALGFRPTGVEEDGEVVAEWAG; this is encoded by the coding sequence ATGATCATCACGTATGGCCACACGGACCGCTCGGGCCGCCAAGTCACCCTCCACGAGGTGGACGCGGACAACTGGCGGGCGGTCGCGGACTGCGCCCCGCGCGACGACCAGCGCGACTGGGTCCCGGCCCTGGCCGCCCGCTACCTCGTCCTGACAGCCCGCGAGGACACCTGGCACTCCCGGGCAGTCCTCGCGGGCGACGAGGTGACCGGCCACATCATGTGGGGCCGGGACGAGGACGGTTCGTACTGGATCGGCGGCATGCTCATCGACGCCGCCCACCAGGGCCGGGGCATCGGCGCAGCCGCCGTACGCACCCTGACGACCTGGCTCACGACCCGCGAGAACTGCCGAGCGGTCCGCCTCTCCTACGCCCCGGCCAACCAGGCCGCCGCCCACCTGTACACCGCGCTCGGCTTCCGCCCGACGGGGGTGGAGGAGGACGGTGAGGTGGTGGCGGAGTGGGCGGGGTGA
- a CDS encoding CU044_5270 family protein, whose protein sequence is MLPAPPCPEPAPGRVEARRTHLLSEIDRQARSRSSRPALRPRRRWSVVVGTAVAAGAAVAFFSLGSGSPAVPGKVPPASAASVQLLERAALAAAATPPTEVRAGQYTYVKTVGHTSVLSETKSGEMELLREDEGMEQWTSVDGSEQTLQRKNGRDALLPGTPGRGDLNSPTYMFLDALPTEPDALLKRISDDAEKNHGAGSDSTTGPHQEAFVTIGDLLRNGATPPDTAAALYRAAALIPGVEVVPDTVDAAGRRGVSVARTHDGERTEWIFDKDTVRLLGERTVLLEDNAWGKAGTVVTSVAVVDSGIVDEAGQTN, encoded by the coding sequence ATGCTGCCTGCCCCCCCTTGCCCAGAGCCCGCGCCTGGACGAGTGGAAGCTCGTCGTACGCACCTCCTGAGTGAGATCGACCGGCAGGCGCGGTCCCGCTCTTCCCGCCCGGCGCTGCGGCCGAGAAGGCGGTGGAGCGTTGTGGTGGGCACCGCAGTGGCTGCTGGAGCGGCCGTTGCCTTCTTCAGCCTCGGGTCCGGGTCGCCTGCCGTTCCCGGCAAGGTGCCACCGGCCTCCGCAGCGTCGGTCCAACTGTTGGAGAGAGCGGCTCTGGCTGCCGCTGCGACGCCCCCGACGGAGGTCCGCGCCGGGCAGTACACGTACGTCAAGACGGTCGGCCACACGTCGGTGCTCTCCGAGACCAAGTCCGGCGAGATGGAACTCCTTCGCGAGGATGAGGGTATGGAGCAGTGGACCTCGGTGGACGGCAGTGAGCAGACGCTGCAGCGCAAGAATGGCCGGGACGCCCTGCTGCCGGGGACTCCGGGCCGGGGCGATTTGAACTCTCCGACCTACATGTTCCTGGACGCCCTGCCGACCGAGCCCGATGCCCTGCTGAAGCGGATCAGCGATGACGCCGAGAAGAACCACGGTGCCGGTTCCGACTCCACGACAGGACCGCACCAGGAAGCCTTCGTCACGATCGGAGACCTTCTGCGCAACGGGGCGACTCCCCCCGATACCGCTGCGGCTCTCTACCGGGCCGCCGCTCTCATTCCCGGTGTCGAGGTCGTGCCCGACACTGTAGACGCGGCAGGCCGACGCGGGGTCTCCGTCGCCCGGACGCACGACGGCGAACGCACTGAGTGGATCTTTGACAAGGACACGGTCCGGCTTCTGGGCGAGCGCACGGTGCTCCTGGAGGACAACGCCTGGGGCAAGGCCGGCACGGTTGTCACCTCCGTGGCTGTTGTCGACTCCGGCATCGTCGACGAAGCCGGACAGACCAACTAA
- a CDS encoding RNA polymerase sigma factor, whose amino-acid sequence MDSPLHERVRSGDRAAFAEIFDEHARVVYAHAIRTTGDWALSEDVMSLTFLEAWRLRDKLHEEVRSVRAWLLGIATNVMRNTARAARRHREAMSRLPPPEAMPDFSDEVVGQMADAQRLAAAARALQRLKRSEREVFSLVVWSDLGYAAAAEALGIPVGTVRSRLSRARQKLRGFVEEELGADARAAELRGGGGHIPPSGMDAARTGHRRSAE is encoded by the coding sequence GTGGATTCCCCATTGCATGAACGAGTCCGATCTGGTGATCGGGCAGCGTTCGCCGAGATCTTTGACGAGCATGCGCGCGTTGTCTACGCCCATGCGATCCGGACGACGGGTGACTGGGCCCTGTCCGAAGACGTCATGTCGCTCACCTTCCTGGAGGCCTGGCGGCTTCGGGACAAGCTGCACGAGGAGGTCAGGAGCGTACGGGCGTGGTTGCTGGGCATCGCGACCAATGTGATGCGCAACACCGCACGGGCGGCGCGTCGGCATCGGGAGGCGATGTCCCGTCTGCCCCCGCCTGAAGCGATGCCCGACTTCTCGGACGAGGTGGTCGGTCAGATGGCTGACGCCCAGCGGCTGGCCGCTGCGGCAAGAGCGCTCCAACGCCTGAAGCGGAGCGAGCGCGAGGTCTTCTCACTGGTCGTCTGGTCGGATCTGGGATACGCGGCGGCCGCTGAGGCGCTCGGGATTCCCGTGGGCACCGTGCGCTCCCGACTCTCACGCGCGAGACAGAAACTGCGCGGGTTTGTCGAGGAGGAGCTCGGAGCAGATGCCCGTGCTGCGGAACTGCGGGGTGGCGGCGGACACATACCACCGAGCGGAATGGACGCAGCCCGCACAGGACACAGGAGGAGCGCAGAATGA
- a CDS encoding SDR family NAD(P)-dependent oxidoreductase: MTRPRFDGYSILITGAGQGIGAATAHRLAAEGAKVLVTDLDAERASDTAAAIREAGGTADSLACDVADRAAVEAAVAYAVETFGGLDVLVNNAYAASEDAKLFEDETDEEWDRDLDITLSGPFRCARAALPHLVASGRGAIVTIGSVNGEQDFGGHAYSAAKAGLVSLTRTLAGHAGPRGVRVNLVAPGTIRTAAWSGRDAELERAAALYPLGRIGTPEDIASAVAFLASSDASWITGTTLRVDGGILAVNTGFRRAMESGE; encoded by the coding sequence ATGACACGACCTCGCTTCGACGGTTACAGCATCCTGATCACCGGCGCCGGCCAGGGCATCGGCGCCGCAACGGCCCACCGCCTGGCGGCAGAAGGCGCCAAAGTCCTCGTCACCGACCTGGACGCGGAGCGCGCCTCCGACACGGCGGCGGCGATACGCGAGGCGGGCGGCACGGCCGACTCGCTGGCCTGCGACGTGGCCGACCGGGCGGCGGTGGAGGCGGCGGTGGCGTACGCGGTCGAGACCTTCGGCGGGCTCGACGTCCTGGTCAACAACGCGTACGCGGCGAGCGAGGACGCGAAGCTCTTCGAGGACGAGACGGACGAGGAGTGGGACCGCGACCTGGACATCACCCTCTCCGGCCCCTTCCGCTGCGCCCGCGCCGCCCTGCCGCACCTGGTGGCCTCGGGCCGGGGCGCGATCGTCACCATCGGCTCGGTCAACGGCGAGCAGGACTTCGGCGGCCACGCGTACAGCGCGGCCAAGGCGGGCCTGGTGAGCCTGACCCGTACGCTGGCGGGCCACGCGGGACCGCGTGGCGTACGGGTCAACCTGGTGGCACCCGGCACGATCCGCACGGCGGCCTGGTCGGGCCGCGACGCGGAACTCGAACGCGCGGCGGCGCTCTACCCCCTGGGCCGGATCGGCACCCCCGAGGACATCGCGTCGGCGGTCGCCTTCCTCGCCTCCTCCGACGCCTCGTGGATCACCGGGACGACGCTGCGGGTGGACGGCGGCATCCTGGCGGTGAACACGGGCTTCCGGCGGGCGATGGAGTCCGGGGAGTAA
- a CDS encoding serine hydrolase domain-containing protein, with amino-acid sequence MDVRGTVAPGFEPVAEAFVRNFEQRGERGAAVAVYRDGRKVVDLWAGTRDVDGTEPWAVDTVQIVRSAGKGIAAAVPLLLHQRGQVDLDAPVSTYWPEFKANGKERVLVRDLLAHRAGVPALDRPLTPAEAADGVCGPAAVAAQRPQWEPGTDHGYHAQTYSWLIGELVRRATGRTIGRWIAEEIARPLGLDFWFGLPAEEAHRIGRIGPVEPPAPGEVSGALRVRPKRSVVDAYRDPESLTRRAFGAIDPLPDENDAAYRTAELPASNGIATARGLAHCYAAMIGPVDGHRRLFAPATLTLARTEESAGPDRVLVVSTRFGLGYMLHGPAAPLLGPGSFGHPGRGGSLGFADPESGIAFGYVTNGLQKGVTADPRAQALVRAVRSAL; translated from the coding sequence GTGGACGTACGGGGCACGGTGGCACCCGGATTCGAACCGGTCGCGGAGGCCTTCGTCCGTAACTTCGAGCAGCGGGGCGAGCGCGGCGCGGCCGTGGCCGTCTACCGCGACGGGCGCAAGGTCGTGGACCTGTGGGCCGGTACGAGAGACGTGGACGGTACCGAGCCCTGGGCGGTCGACACGGTCCAGATCGTGCGCTCGGCGGGCAAGGGCATCGCCGCCGCCGTCCCCCTCCTGCTCCACCAGCGCGGGCAGGTCGACCTGGACGCCCCGGTCTCCACGTACTGGCCGGAGTTCAAGGCGAACGGCAAGGAACGCGTCCTGGTCCGCGACCTCCTGGCCCACCGCGCGGGCGTCCCCGCCCTGGACCGCCCCCTCACCCCGGCCGAGGCCGCCGACGGGGTCTGTGGACCGGCCGCCGTCGCCGCGCAGCGCCCGCAGTGGGAGCCGGGCACGGACCACGGCTACCACGCCCAGACGTACAGCTGGCTCATCGGCGAACTGGTCCGCCGCGCCACCGGCCGCACCATCGGCCGCTGGATCGCGGAGGAGATCGCGCGCCCGCTGGGCCTGGACTTCTGGTTCGGGCTGCCCGCCGAGGAGGCCCACCGCATCGGCCGCATCGGCCCGGTGGAGCCCCCGGCGCCGGGGGAGGTCTCCGGGGCCCTGCGCGTCCGCCCCAAGCGCTCGGTGGTCGACGCCTACCGCGACCCGGAGTCGCTCACCCGCCGGGCGTTCGGCGCGATCGACCCGCTCCCCGACGAGAACGACGCCGCCTACCGTACGGCGGAACTCCCCGCCTCCAACGGCATCGCCACCGCCCGGGGCCTGGCCCACTGCTACGCGGCGATGATCGGCCCGGTCGACGGCCACCGCCGACTGTTCGCCCCCGCGACCCTCACGCTGGCCCGCACCGAGGAGTCGGCGGGCCCCGACCGGGTCCTGGTCGTCAGCACCCGCTTCGGCCTCGGCTACATGCTGCACGGCCCGGCGGCCCCGCTGCTGGGCCCCGGCTCGTTCGGCCACCCGGGCCGCGGCGGCTCCCTGGGCTTCGCGGACCCCGAATCCGGTATCGCGTTCGGCTACGTGACCAACGGCCTCCAGAAGGGAGTCACCGCCGACCCCCGTGCCCAGGCACTGGTCAGAGCAGTACGGTCGGCGCTATGA
- a CDS encoding helix-turn-helix domain-containing protein codes for MSVVGDGTGTVDGGADEPGWEVDPDDESGAAVVAAVGRQIKAWREAAGMRAAEFGAAMGYGEDLVYKVEGGRRIPRPEFMDRADDVLRAGGRLAAMKADIAEVRYPKKIRELAKMEAAAVELVAYSNSSVHGLLQTAEYARALFAMRQPAYPQQEIERAVGARLARQAILERQPSPTLGFVLEEVVLRRPLGGKMVLRDQLEHLLAVTELRNVTVQVMPMDLDEHAGIDGEIQVLKFKDGTAVGRSDGAFGGRPVSDPKQVRILDLRCGMIRAQALTPRESTGFIERVLGET; via the coding sequence ATGAGTGTGGTTGGTGACGGTACGGGGACGGTCGACGGCGGGGCGGACGAGCCCGGCTGGGAGGTCGACCCGGACGACGAGTCGGGCGCGGCGGTGGTCGCCGCCGTGGGCCGCCAGATCAAGGCGTGGCGCGAGGCGGCGGGGATGCGGGCGGCGGAGTTCGGGGCGGCGATGGGGTACGGGGAGGACCTCGTCTACAAGGTGGAGGGCGGCCGGCGCATCCCCCGCCCGGAGTTCATGGACCGTGCGGACGACGTGCTGCGGGCGGGCGGCAGGCTGGCGGCGATGAAGGCGGACATCGCCGAGGTGCGGTACCCGAAGAAGATCCGGGAGCTGGCCAAGATGGAGGCCGCAGCGGTGGAGCTGGTGGCCTACAGCAACAGCAGTGTGCACGGTCTGCTGCAGACGGCTGAGTACGCACGTGCGCTGTTCGCGATGCGCCAACCCGCTTATCCGCAGCAAGAGATCGAACGGGCGGTGGGCGCGCGTCTGGCTCGCCAGGCCATCCTTGAACGGCAGCCCAGCCCGACGCTCGGATTCGTCCTGGAAGAGGTGGTGCTACGCCGCCCCCTCGGAGGCAAGATGGTGTTGCGCGACCAACTCGAACACCTGCTGGCGGTGACCGAATTGCGCAATGTGACAGTCCAGGTGATGCCGATGGATCTCGACGAGCACGCAGGAATCGACGGGGAGATCCAGGTGCTGAAGTTCAAGGACGGAACGGCGGTGGGACGTTCGGACGGGGCGTTCGGCGGGCGGCCGGTCTCGGACCCGAAGCAGGTCCGAATCCTTGACCTGCGGTGTGGGATGATCCGGGCCCAGGCTCTCACCCCTCGGGAGTCGACGGGCTTCATCGAGCGAGTTCTGGGAGAGACATGA
- a CDS encoding DUF397 domain-containing protein has protein sequence MMRKLPAGDTSELRWVKSSYSDSSNGSECVEVAATPGTVHVRDSKNVQGPRLALAPAAWLGFLPYAAATGS, from the coding sequence ATGATGCGCAAGCTGCCCGCCGGGGACACCTCCGAGCTGCGGTGGGTCAAGAGCAGCTACAGCGACAGCAGCAATGGCAGCGAGTGCGTGGAGGTCGCGGCCACTCCGGGAACGGTCCACGTCCGCGACTCCAAGAACGTCCAGGGCCCCCGCCTCGCCCTCGCTCCCGCCGCCTGGCTCGGCTTCCTCCCGTACGCCGCCGCTACCGGGAGCTGA
- a CDS encoding alanine/glycine:cation symporter family protein has product MSLESITQKIDESVSGFFEPIAGWLGDIVFYSVNIAGADVPLIVTWLVVAGLVFTGWFGFVQVRKFRLAVDVVRGKYDDKDSAGEVNHFQALTAAVSGTVGLGNIAGVAVAVSIGGAGATFWMILCGLLGMATKFVEVTLGVKYREVHADGTVSGGPMHYLPKGLAERFGKNGKSLGKVLAVLASIMILFFGLFGGNLFQVNQSYAQLVSVTGGESGAMGSSGGALFFGILVAALVGIVLLGGIRSIAQVTSRLIPAMAGIYIAACLVVILVNVTAVPSAIATIIEGAFNPQGVAGGVLGALIIGFKRAAFSNEAGLGSAPIAHSAVKTKHPASEGLVALLEPFIDTVLICTMTALTIVIANPASWGEARAGESIGGVTITSDAFATVLPWFPYVLTVAVILFAISTVLTWGYYGLKAWTYLFGRSRTSETVYKALYTLFAVSGSLLTLQTLIDLADAVLFTLAVINIIGLYLLAPVVKRELNNFLEYVRTWKAGGTDGSGNGDDGDKDDESAKATV; this is encoded by the coding sequence GTGTCACTCGAATCCATCACGCAGAAGATCGACGAGTCCGTCAGCGGGTTCTTCGAGCCCATAGCCGGCTGGCTGGGCGACATCGTCTTCTACTCCGTCAACATCGCCGGGGCGGACGTGCCGCTCATCGTCACCTGGCTGGTGGTGGCCGGTCTGGTCTTCACCGGCTGGTTCGGTTTCGTCCAGGTGCGCAAGTTCCGTCTGGCCGTGGACGTGGTGCGAGGCAAGTACGACGACAAGGACTCCGCCGGTGAGGTCAACCACTTCCAGGCGCTGACCGCGGCGGTCTCCGGCACGGTCGGGCTCGGGAACATCGCCGGTGTGGCCGTCGCGGTCTCCATCGGTGGTGCCGGAGCCACGTTCTGGATGATCCTCTGCGGTCTCCTCGGCATGGCCACGAAGTTCGTCGAGGTCACTCTCGGCGTGAAATACCGCGAGGTCCACGCCGACGGCACGGTCTCCGGCGGGCCCATGCACTACCTGCCCAAGGGTCTGGCCGAACGCTTCGGCAAGAACGGCAAGAGCCTCGGCAAGGTCCTCGCCGTCCTCGCCTCGATCATGATCCTGTTCTTCGGGCTCTTCGGCGGCAACCTCTTCCAGGTCAACCAGTCCTACGCCCAGCTCGTCTCCGTCACCGGCGGCGAGAGCGGAGCGATGGGCTCCTCCGGCGGAGCGCTCTTCTTCGGCATCCTCGTCGCCGCACTCGTCGGCATCGTGCTGCTCGGCGGCATCCGCTCCATCGCCCAGGTCACCAGCCGGCTCATCCCCGCGATGGCCGGTATCTACATCGCCGCGTGCCTCGTGGTCATCCTGGTCAACGTCACCGCCGTGCCGTCCGCGATCGCCACGATCATCGAGGGCGCGTTCAACCCCCAGGGCGTCGCGGGTGGTGTGCTCGGTGCGCTGATCATCGGGTTCAAGCGTGCGGCGTTCTCCAACGAGGCCGGTCTCGGCTCCGCGCCGATCGCCCACTCGGCGGTCAAGACCAAGCACCCCGCCAGCGAGGGCCTCGTCGCGCTGCTGGAGCCCTTCATCGACACCGTCCTCATCTGCACGATGACGGCGCTGACGATCGTCATCGCCAACCCGGCCAGCTGGGGCGAAGCCCGCGCCGGCGAGTCCATCGGCGGCGTGACGATCACCTCGGACGCCTTCGCCACGGTGCTGCCCTGGTTCCCGTACGTCCTCACCGTCGCGGTGATCCTCTTCGCGATCTCCACGGTTCTCACCTGGGGCTACTACGGCCTCAAGGCCTGGACGTACCTCTTCGGCCGCAGCCGCACCAGCGAGACCGTCTACAAGGCCCTCTACACCCTGTTCGCGGTCTCCGGCTCCCTGCTCACCCTGCAGACCCTCATCGACCTGGCCGACGCGGTGCTCTTCACCCTCGCCGTCATCAACATCATCGGCCTCTACCTCCTGGCCCCGGTCGTCAAGCGGGAGCTGAACAACTTCCTGGAGTACGTCCGTACGTGGAAGGCCGGCGGGACGGACGGAAGCGGGAACGGGGACGACGGAGACAAGGACGACGAGTCGGCCAAGGCCACCGTCTGA